Proteins encoded within one genomic window of Spiribacter curvatus:
- a CDS encoding CynX/NimT family MFS transporter: MDTKTPKTPSTPVVMLLLWLTGLYLRLTVLIAPPLAPRIARNLDLGQAATGALTTLPILMLAVAGLAASWLISRIGARRTLITALLLVVISSSARGLGDAPMLFVATAVMGIAIAGIQPALPTLLTEWWPSRIAMGTAIYMNGMLIGEVIGSTLTLPVMLPLANGDWRLALLYWSLPALIPALSIRLLSPVSRAFENDTGHWLPDWRRPLVWKLGILLGASGSIFFGINAYMGSVLGGRGEEALLPVALVMFNTTQIAASIIMFTVGRSWIGHPRPLMVLMIVGLSGLSGFIWLSGWPALVALMPTGLAVGLLLILIVALPPLYTRGNATAALAAGMFAVGAITNFFVPLLGGLAGDMLGSPRFAVIPILIYGLLALPLARQLPTRSGLSHE, encoded by the coding sequence ATGGATACCAAGACACCGAAAACGCCATCAACGCCTGTCGTCATGCTATTGCTCTGGCTGACCGGGTTGTATCTGCGTTTAACGGTGCTTATCGCCCCGCCACTGGCCCCGCGGATCGCCCGCAATCTCGATCTGGGACAAGCCGCGACCGGTGCGCTCACCACGCTGCCAATCCTGATGCTCGCTGTCGCCGGTCTTGCAGCGTCGTGGTTGATCAGCCGGATCGGTGCCCGCCGCACCCTTATTACAGCGCTGCTGCTGGTGGTCATCAGTTCATCGGCACGCGGGCTCGGTGATGCACCGATGCTGTTTGTCGCCACCGCGGTCATGGGCATCGCGATCGCCGGCATCCAGCCAGCGCTGCCCACCCTGCTCACCGAGTGGTGGCCATCGCGTATCGCCATGGGGACCGCGATCTATATGAACGGAATGCTCATCGGCGAGGTGATCGGATCAACGTTAACGCTACCGGTGATGCTCCCACTCGCCAACGGCGACTGGCGTCTGGCACTCCTGTACTGGTCGCTACCTGCTCTGATTCCGGCGCTGAGCATTCGACTGCTGAGCCCGGTATCACGCGCGTTTGAGAATGACACCGGCCACTGGCTCCCCGACTGGCGTCGACCGCTGGTTTGGAAACTGGGCATCCTGCTCGGTGCCAGCGGCTCAATCTTCTTTGGCATTAACGCCTACATGGGCAGTGTGCTGGGCGGACGCGGCGAGGAGGCGCTGCTGCCGGTGGCACTGGTGATGTTCAACACCACCCAGATTGCGGCGTCCATCATCATGTTCACGGTCGGGCGTTCCTGGATCGGTCACCCGCGGCCATTGATGGTGCTGATGATCGTCGGATTGAGTGGTCTGAGCGGTTTTATCTGGCTGTCGGGCTGGCCGGCGCTGGTCGCGCTTATGCCCACCGGGCTTGCGGTGGGTCTGCTGTTGATCCTGATCGTCGCCCTGCCCCCGCTCTACACGCGTGGCAATGCAACCGCCGCCCTCGCAGCGGGCATGTTCGCGGTGGGCGCGATCACCAATTTCTTCGTGCCGCTGCTGGGGGGCCTGGCAGGTGACATGCTTGGATCACCGCGCTTTGCGGTCATCCCGATCCTTATCTATGGTCTGCTCGCGCTGCCACTCGCGCGTCAGCTTCCGACGCGCTCGGGCTTGTCCCATGAGTAG
- a CDS encoding Flp family type IVb pilin, whose translation MIARCPHPNQPPKGRRYQRGQGMSEYIIITALIAVAGIGIFSAFGDTISSQAAAMAREMAGQDGGDQIDRADDHSQRAADRADQEDTLQDFDAQN comes from the coding sequence ATGATCGCCCGATGCCCGCATCCGAACCAGCCGCCCAAGGGCCGCCGTTATCAGCGCGGTCAGGGGATGTCTGAATACATCATCATTACTGCACTGATCGCCGTCGCCGGTATCGGGATCTTCTCCGCCTTCGGCGATACGATCTCGAGCCAGGCGGCCGCAATGGCCCGCGAGATGGCCGGCCAGGACGGTGGCGATCAGATCGATCGGGCCGATGACCATTCCCAGCGCGCCGCCGACCGGGCCGATCAGGAAGATACGCTGCAGGATTTCGATGCGCAGAACTGA
- a CDS encoding type II secretion system F family protein, with protein MGLTQLLASIGLSIGAVLAFLGVVTGLAPAIRRYRTHIRETAQGDLRAQFINLPARTLLRLAVGLGLVLTLSTAMLVPWPLAAMAGLTGLMLPRIAVRIIRSRRRRGIIRQLPDALQALAGSLRAGTNMGRAMELVSRRQRPPLSEEFGLMLSRQRLGEELDTVLTGFEERVPSEETALFRNAVMISHRVGGDLAHTLDTLADTLRERAQVEERIAALTAMGRMQGRVMCILPFGIGGMLYLQQPAMMERLFTDPLGWGVIGIVGIAMTLAVIWIRRLVAIDV; from the coding sequence ATGGGTTTGACACAGCTTCTGGCCTCCATCGGACTGTCCATCGGCGCAGTGCTGGCGTTTCTCGGCGTTGTGACCGGGCTTGCGCCGGCCATCCGCCGTTATCGAACCCACATACGCGAAACCGCACAGGGTGACCTGCGCGCCCAGTTCATCAACCTGCCGGCACGTACACTTCTGCGACTCGCGGTGGGGCTCGGCCTCGTACTGACGCTCTCGACGGCAATGCTCGTGCCCTGGCCCCTTGCCGCAATGGCTGGACTGACCGGCCTCATGCTGCCGCGCATCGCCGTGCGGATCATTCGTTCGCGTCGGCGTCGCGGGATTATCCGTCAGTTGCCTGATGCCCTCCAGGCGCTGGCGGGATCGCTGCGGGCGGGCACCAACATGGGCCGTGCCATGGAGCTGGTCTCGCGGCGACAACGCCCGCCGCTCAGCGAGGAATTCGGCCTCATGCTGAGTCGCCAGCGCCTTGGCGAGGAGCTTGACACTGTTCTCACCGGCTTCGAGGAACGGGTTCCATCAGAGGAGACCGCACTGTTTCGCAACGCGGTCATGATCTCGCATCGCGTGGGCGGTGATCTCGCCCACACCCTCGACACCCTCGCTGACACACTCCGCGAGCGCGCGCAGGTCGAGGAGCGCATCGCCGCCCTGACCGCGATGGGAAGGATGCAGGGACGGGTGATGTGCATCCTGCCGTTTGGCATTGGTGGCATGCTCTACCTCCAGCAGCCGGCGATGATGGAGCGGCTTTTCACCGACCCCCTCGGCTGGGGAGTGATCGGGATCGTCGGCATCGCCATGACCCTGGCGGTGATTTGGATCCGACGACTGGTGGCCATCGATGTCTGA
- the phbB gene encoding acetoacetyl-CoA reductase produces MTRTALVTGGTRGIGAAIARALSESGHQVVATYQGNDEAAAAFTRDTGIPARKWDVSDFEACQQGVADLIEEFGSVDVLVNNAGITRDSTLHKMEVDDWNAVITTNLNSAFNMTRAVINGMREAGFGRIISIASINGQKGQMGQANYAAAKAGLVGFTKSVAQENARRGVTANVVAPGYISTEMVASVPENVLEKIVGQIPVNRLGEAEEIGEAVAYLASDSAGFVTGSTLSINGGQYMF; encoded by the coding sequence ATGACGAGAACGGCACTGGTAACCGGAGGGACACGGGGCATCGGCGCCGCCATCGCTCGGGCGCTGAGCGAGTCGGGCCATCAGGTCGTGGCGACCTATCAGGGCAATGATGAGGCGGCGGCGGCCTTCACCCGGGATACCGGGATACCAGCACGCAAGTGGGATGTTTCCGATTTCGAGGCCTGCCAGCAGGGTGTGGCTGACTTGATCGAGGAATTTGGATCGGTGGACGTGCTCGTCAACAATGCCGGCATCACCCGCGACTCGACCCTGCACAAGATGGAGGTGGATGACTGGAATGCGGTCATCACGACCAATCTTAATTCGGCCTTCAACATGACGCGCGCCGTGATCAACGGGATGAGAGAGGCCGGTTTTGGCCGGATCATCTCGATTGCCTCGATTAACGGCCAGAAAGGGCAGATGGGCCAGGCGAACTATGCCGCCGCCAAGGCAGGACTGGTCGGCTTCACCAAATCGGTCGCGCAGGAAAACGCGCGCCGGGGCGTGACCGCCAATGTCGTGGCACCGGGCTATATCAGTACTGAGATGGTGGCGTCCGTTCCTGAGAATGTCCTTGAAAAGATCGTCGGACAGATACCCGTCAATCGGCTGGGCGAGGCCGAGGAGATCGGCGAGGCCGTGGCGTATCTTGCCAGCGATTCCGCCGGGTTTGTCACCGGCTCCACCCTCAGTATCAACGGCGGCCAGTACATGTTCTGA
- a CDS encoding HlyU family transcriptional regulator: MMGRNGGGNPPAVVAETTYQGYTITATPSEDPGGWRVRGQISTTADGSAQSTTFVRADVYGSQEVAAEMTLAKARRLIDEQGSGLFQSPH, encoded by the coding sequence ATGATGGGTCGCAACGGCGGCGGCAATCCCCCCGCTGTTGTGGCGGAGACGACTTACCAGGGCTACACCATTACCGCGACGCCCAGCGAGGACCCGGGCGGCTGGCGGGTACGGGGCCAGATCAGTACGACAGCGGATGGCAGCGCGCAGTCAACGACGTTCGTGCGCGCGGACGTCTACGGCAGTCAGGAAGTCGCTGCGGAGATGACGCTTGCCAAGGCCCGACGCCTGATCGATGAGCAGGGATCGGGCCTTTTCCAGTCGCCCCACTAG
- the gshA gene encoding glutamate--cysteine ligase: MTADIGTISAFGTGYGDAMNQSAERRVRQLQEYGERGLLAGSRHGLEKESLRVTPTGHIAQTPHPIGLGSPLCHSEITTDYSEALLEWVTPAYTRGGDALQHLADLHRYTVDQIGDELLWATSMPCVVGGDRSIPIADYGNSNIGRMKHVYRHGLDWRYGRTMQAIAGIHFNFSFSEAFLRSVQAREGDRRDFAAFRSDFYFRLIRNFQRYGWLVPYLMGASPAICKSFTGGRDLDFQSFSANTFYTPYATSLRMSDIGYKNNAQAALEIDYNNLDAYVASLRSAISTPDPEYARIGTRVNGVWRQLNTNVLQIENEYYSFVRPKAVAQSGEPPTCALNRAGVEYVEIRALDLDPFSPIGIDADQIAFLETLLVFCLLEDSPPIDAHEQNHINANQGLVAREGRDPDLTLHRGNGERVGLREWARELFDAMEGPAELLDEVYGDGRYSRILATYRESVEDAGQTPSAQVLATMRDRGEEFVEFALRTSAEHVQTIRDWPLDPATRTRLSEEAARSLAEQATLEASDEPDFEDFVSAYFAQESTSGR, translated from the coding sequence ATGACCGCCGATATCGGCACAATCTCGGCTTTCGGAACTGGCTACGGGGATGCCATGAACCAGAGCGCCGAGCGCCGCGTCCGTCAACTGCAGGAGTATGGAGAGCGCGGTCTGCTCGCCGGCAGCCGTCATGGGCTGGAGAAAGAGAGCCTGCGCGTGACTCCCACGGGGCATATCGCGCAGACGCCACATCCCATCGGGCTGGGCTCACCCCTGTGTCATTCGGAGATCACCACCGATTATTCCGAGGCGCTGCTCGAGTGGGTAACACCCGCCTATACCCGCGGTGGGGACGCACTGCAGCACCTCGCCGATCTGCATCGCTATACCGTTGATCAGATCGGCGACGAACTACTCTGGGCCACCTCCATGCCCTGCGTTGTCGGCGGTGACAGGAGTATTCCCATCGCCGATTACGGCAACTCCAACATCGGGCGCATGAAGCATGTCTATCGCCATGGTCTTGACTGGCGCTACGGGCGGACGATGCAGGCGATTGCCGGTATCCACTTCAACTTCTCGTTCAGCGAGGCGTTCCTGCGATCGGTCCAGGCCAGAGAGGGCGACCGGCGGGATTTCGCAGCGTTCCGATCGGATTTCTACTTTCGCCTGATCCGCAATTTCCAGCGCTACGGCTGGCTGGTGCCGTACCTGATGGGCGCCTCACCGGCGATCTGCAAATCATTCACCGGCGGCCGTGATCTCGATTTCCAGTCGTTCTCTGCGAATACCTTCTACACACCCTACGCGACCTCGCTTCGCATGAGCGACATCGGTTACAAGAACAACGCCCAGGCGGCGCTCGAAATCGACTACAACAACCTCGATGCCTACGTGGCCAGTCTGCGCTCGGCGATCAGCACGCCCGATCCGGAATACGCGCGTATCGGCACCCGCGTCAACGGTGTCTGGCGGCAGCTGAATACCAATGTGCTGCAGATCGAGAACGAGTACTACAGCTTTGTCCGCCCCAAGGCAGTCGCCCAGTCCGGTGAACCGCCGACCTGTGCGCTCAACCGGGCCGGTGTCGAGTATGTCGAGATACGGGCACTGGACCTCGACCCCTTCAGCCCGATCGGTATCGATGCCGATCAGATCGCCTTTCTGGAAACGCTGCTGGTTTTCTGCCTCCTCGAGGACAGCCCGCCCATCGATGCCCACGAGCAGAACCACATCAATGCCAATCAGGGCCTCGTCGCCCGCGAGGGACGCGACCCTGACCTCACACTGCACCGGGGCAACGGCGAGCGTGTCGGCCTTCGAGAGTGGGCACGCGAGCTCTTCGATGCCATGGAAGGTCCCGCCGAATTGCTCGATGAGGTGTATGGCGACGGCCGCTACAGCCGCATCCTCGCCACCTATCGGGAGTCGGTCGAGGACGCCGGACAGACCCCCTCGGCCCAGGTGCTCGCCACGATGCGCGACCGCGGGGAGGAGTTCGTGGAATTCGCGCTCAGGACGTCAGCCGAGCATGTACAGACAATCCGCGACTGGCCGCTCGATCCCGCGACACGGACCCGCCTGAGCGAAGAGGCGGCGCGCTCGCTCGCCGAACAGGCAACCCTTGAGGCGAGTGATGAGCCCGACTTCGAGGACTTCGTCAGCGCCTACTTCGCTCAGGAATCGACCAGCGGTCGTTGA
- the cpaB gene encoding Flp pilus assembly protein CpaB: protein MSPTKRGVLLIVGALIAGGAGIGFGDRHLQQRAEAIEAELRSDHATRSVIVARDDLPKGSQLSRETVALREMPLAFTHDSALADSAWSRIAGRTLDRPITAGRAILPAHVKGDDRARLAEQITPGDRAITIPVSGSAEIAGLLAPGDRLDLMLTYRDRSQRETVPLLADIPILATGARLGDTRIGQGPGRYDDLTLAVSPVEAARITHALAIGDIHVVLRADTDDTPVQGYRIDATALIDKSPAADSDSSRPDVELIIGGQR from the coding sequence ATGAGTCCCACAAAGCGCGGTGTCCTACTGATTGTCGGCGCCCTGATCGCCGGTGGTGCGGGGATCGGATTCGGTGATCGTCACCTCCAACAACGGGCCGAAGCGATCGAAGCAGAGCTGCGCTCGGATCATGCGACGCGCTCGGTGATCGTCGCTCGTGACGATCTACCCAAAGGCAGCCAGCTGAGCCGTGAGACCGTTGCCCTGCGGGAGATGCCACTGGCATTCACCCATGACAGCGCCCTTGCGGACAGCGCCTGGTCACGCATCGCCGGGCGCACCCTCGATCGACCCATCACGGCCGGGCGCGCGATTCTGCCCGCACATGTCAAAGGCGACGACCGGGCGCGGCTTGCCGAGCAGATCACGCCAGGCGATCGGGCGATCACGATCCCGGTCTCCGGGAGCGCGGAAATCGCTGGGTTGCTCGCCCCCGGCGATCGGCTCGATCTGATGCTGACCTATCGCGATCGCAGCCAACGCGAGACCGTTCCGCTACTCGCCGATATCCCCATCCTTGCGACCGGCGCCCGGCTCGGTGACACGCGGATCGGACAGGGCCCGGGCCGCTATGACGATCTAACGCTTGCCGTCTCGCCGGTGGAAGCCGCTCGGATCACTCACGCCCTCGCCATCGGCGACATCCACGTGGTGCTACGTGCCGACACCGATGATACGCCCGTCCAGGGTTATCGAATCGACGCGACGGCACTCATCGATAAGAGCCCTGCCGCGGATTCGGATAGCAGCAGGCCGGATGTCGAACTGATTATCGGAGGCCAGCGATGA
- a CDS encoding CinA family protein, translating to MAIAGDDRLEVLVGQVASRLTEAGWRLTTAESCTGGWIAKVCTDQAGSSRWFEDGLVTYSNAAKQSRLGVPASTLEGFGAVSAETATAMAAGARAEDHQRVALATTGIAGPGGGSERKPVGLVWFAWAWPDGHIITDSAVFAGDRDSIRRESVAHALRGVLAERSDA from the coding sequence ATGGCGATAGCGGGCGATGACAGGCTCGAAGTCCTGGTCGGGCAGGTCGCGAGCCGGCTGACTGAGGCCGGCTGGCGGCTTACGACAGCAGAGTCCTGCACCGGTGGCTGGATCGCCAAGGTGTGCACCGACCAGGCCGGCAGCTCGCGCTGGTTCGAAGACGGGCTCGTGACATACAGCAATGCGGCCAAGCAGTCGCGTCTTGGGGTGCCGGCGTCGACGCTCGAGGGCTTCGGGGCGGTCAGCGCTGAGACCGCCACGGCGATGGCGGCCGGCGCACGGGCCGAGGACCATCAGCGGGTCGCGCTGGCCACGACGGGTATCGCGGGTCCAGGCGGAGGATCCGAGCGCAAACCCGTGGGTCTGGTCTGGTTTGCCTGGGCCTGGCCGGACGGTCACATCATCACCGATTCCGCCGTCTTTGCCGGAGATCGTGACTCCATTCGCCGCGAGAGCGTGGCCCATGCGCTTCGCGGTGTACTGGCAGAGCGATCCGACGCCTGA
- a CDS encoding VIT1/CCC1 transporter family protein yields the protein MPELEHSHHPEDIRNRLEAGRSTSYLRDAILGGIDGCVTTFAVVASVAGAGLPGLIAFSLGLSSLIADGFSMGVSNYQGVKSDRDALEQARETENSHIRHVPDGEREEIRQIFARKGFEGDVLEEIVDTISADESLWVDTMLREEHGLDLEGAEPVRAALWTFGAFVLVGAIPLVPFVLPIVGVDLAFAVSSVLTALTFFGIGFVKGVMLGEGQFRSGLETLLMGGGAAIIAYLVGGVFEPMMTEMGLAISK from the coding sequence ATGCCAGAGCTCGAACACAGTCACCATCCCGAAGATATCCGCAACCGGCTTGAGGCGGGTCGCAGCACGAGTTATCTGCGCGACGCGATTCTTGGCGGTATCGATGGCTGCGTGACCACTTTCGCCGTGGTCGCCAGTGTGGCCGGAGCCGGATTGCCCGGGCTCATTGCGTTCAGCCTGGGGCTCTCGAGCCTGATCGCCGATGGCTTCAGCATGGGCGTGAGTAACTATCAGGGCGTGAAAAGCGATCGCGACGCCCTCGAACAGGCCCGGGAGACGGAGAACAGTCACATCCGTCACGTCCCTGATGGCGAGCGTGAGGAGATCCGCCAGATATTCGCCCGCAAGGGCTTCGAGGGTGATGTGCTCGAGGAGATCGTCGATACCATTTCGGCGGATGAGTCGCTGTGGGTCGATACGATGCTGCGTGAGGAACACGGTCTCGATCTTGAGGGGGCGGAACCGGTCCGCGCGGCGCTGTGGACCTTTGGCGCGTTCGTGCTGGTGGGCGCGATCCCGCTGGTCCCATTCGTGCTGCCGATTGTCGGTGTTGATCTGGCCTTCGCAGTGAGCAGTGTGCTGACTGCGCTCACCTTTTTCGGCATTGGATTCGTCAAGGGCGTTATGCTGGGCGAGGGCCAATTCCGGTCCGGTCTGGAGACATTGCTGATGGGCGGCGGTGCGGCAATCATCGCCTACCTTGTGGGGGGTGTCTTTGAACCGATGATGACCGAGATGGGATTGGCCATCTCGAAATGA
- a CDS encoding tetratricopeptide repeat protein has translation MHMPRAASLALIVPVLLLQGCLALTPDGSASVIETLATADNALERGDLEQARAGYEKAIARSPTLVSPHFQLGIIAYSRGDDQAAINRFEAALARDPGHVLATYNLAVVHLQQARSLLDRHERLAPVSAGRPALIEIRHAIGALGRSPSAARE, from the coding sequence ATGCACATGCCACGAGCGGCGTCTCTCGCGCTGATTGTTCCGGTGCTCCTGCTCCAGGGCTGTCTGGCCTTGACCCCGGACGGATCAGCATCGGTCATCGAGACCCTGGCTACGGCGGACAACGCGCTCGAGCGTGGTGACCTCGAGCAGGCAAGGGCCGGCTATGAAAAGGCCATTGCCCGATCACCCACACTGGTGTCACCGCATTTCCAGCTCGGGATCATCGCCTACAGCCGCGGCGACGACCAGGCCGCCATCAACCGTTTCGAGGCGGCGCTGGCGCGCGATCCAGGCCATGTACTCGCCACCTACAACCTTGCCGTGGTTCACCTGCAACAGGCCCGATCGCTACTCGACCGCCACGAACGGCTGGCACCGGTCAGCGCGGGCCGGCCCGCACTGATCGAGATCCGCCATGCAATCGGGGCGCTGGGGCGCTCGCCGTCAGCCGCCCGCGAGTAA
- a CDS encoding universal stress protein, with protein MSRQPNILIVPVDGSEGAGEAARYAVGLAEGLGAPVRLLYAFPKDPVDMFGIPTEAPGPEELEYFAPEAFDRLRDQSAEKAFAATRKAVGETPVEIQEQIIAGSPAEAIVGHAAGEDDPMIVIGRRGLSGFKEFLLGSVSQRVLHHAGCPVTVVR; from the coding sequence ATGTCGCGTCAACCCAATATCCTGATTGTCCCTGTGGACGGGTCCGAAGGCGCCGGCGAGGCGGCCCGCTATGCTGTGGGTCTTGCCGAGGGGCTCGGCGCCCCCGTCCGGCTGCTGTATGCCTTTCCCAAGGATCCGGTCGACATGTTCGGCATTCCCACCGAGGCGCCCGGTCCCGAGGAGCTCGAGTATTTCGCGCCGGAGGCCTTCGACCGACTGCGTGACCAGAGCGCCGAAAAGGCATTCGCCGCGACCCGCAAGGCGGTCGGCGAGACACCGGTTGAAATCCAGGAGCAGATCATTGCCGGTAGCCCCGCCGAGGCCATCGTCGGGCATGCCGCCGGCGAGGATGATCCGATGATCGTCATCGGGCGTCGCGGCCTCAGTGGGTTCAAGGAATTCCTTCTGGGGAGCGTCAGCCAGCGGGTGCTGCACCACGCTGGCTGCCCCGTAACCGTGGTCCGCTGA
- a CDS encoding DUF2249 domain-containing protein has protein sequence MGADYPGGVIDLRLHRPQTRLMLVEQTLAALRPNEDILLVFRERPAHLPGHIHSRYPARFEISPVDEGPEVWSLRVHPLGHPQ, from the coding sequence ATGGGCGCGGACTATCCCGGCGGCGTCATTGACCTCCGGCTCCATCGACCGCAGACACGGTTGATGCTCGTCGAGCAGACGCTGGCCGCGCTCAGGCCGAATGAGGACATCCTGCTGGTCTTTCGTGAGCGCCCGGCCCACTTACCCGGGCATATCCACTCGCGGTACCCGGCGCGCTTTGAGATCAGCCCCGTCGACGAGGGCCCGGAGGTCTGGAGCCTTCGTGTCCATCCACTCGGTCACCCCCAATAA
- a CDS encoding DUF192 domain-containing protein: MVTSASRTLRLRITLADHFIARLVGLLNQTTPPPPDTGLLLISRRGVHTIGMRFPIDILALDPSLTILRVHPAVEPGRLVPAPRGTAATLELAAGTVPHGLIGRRFQSEEVDTCTCHERRLSR, from the coding sequence ATGGTCACATCCGCTTCACGCACACTGCGTTTACGGATCACGCTGGCGGATCACTTCATTGCCCGGCTTGTCGGGCTACTGAATCAAACGACGCCGCCACCGCCGGACACCGGACTCCTCCTGATCTCCCGCCGCGGCGTCCACACCATCGGTATGCGATTTCCCATCGATATCCTGGCACTCGATCCGTCCCTGACCATCCTGCGTGTGCATCCGGCGGTTGAGCCGGGTCGACTCGTGCCCGCGCCCCGGGGAACCGCCGCCACCCTTGAACTCGCCGCAGGGACCGTCCCGCACGGGCTCATTGGCCGTCGATTCCAGTCCGAAGAGGTTGATACATGCACATGCCACGAGCGGCGTCTCTCGCGCTGA
- a CDS encoding class I SAM-dependent methyltransferase, with translation MTTMGDRLTFLKGFIKRPREVGSLVPSSRFLEQRICRVIDAGHTRTLVELGPGTGGTTEAVLAAMPADARLLAIDTNPAFVEQLRGIRDPRLLVAEGSAADLDTLLVENALPPPDIIFSGIPFSTMPEGVADGILQSAWAALAPGGRFTAYQFRDAVCHQGRRVMGEPLVECEWINIPPMHFYSWDKPERVGS, from the coding sequence ATGACAACGATGGGGGATCGACTGACTTTTCTCAAAGGCTTTATCAAACGCCCTCGGGAGGTCGGATCGCTGGTGCCGAGTTCACGATTCCTCGAGCAGCGCATCTGCCGGGTCATCGATGCCGGCCATACCCGTACCCTCGTTGAACTCGGCCCGGGCACCGGCGGCACGACCGAGGCGGTTCTCGCCGCCATGCCCGCGGATGCCCGACTGCTCGCGATTGACACCAACCCCGCCTTTGTCGAGCAGCTGCGCGGGATCCGTGATCCGCGCCTGCTTGTCGCCGAGGGCAGCGCTGCCGATCTCGATACGCTGCTTGTCGAAAACGCGCTCCCGCCACCGGATATCATCTTCTCCGGGATTCCGTTCTCAACCATGCCCGAGGGCGTTGCCGATGGCATCCTCCAGTCCGCCTGGGCGGCGCTTGCCCCGGGGGGACGCTTTACGGCCTACCAGTTCCGCGATGCGGTCTGCCATCAGGGTCGCCGGGTGATGGGCGAGCCGCTGGTCGAATGCGAGTGGATCAATATCCCGCCCATGCACTTCTACTCATGGGACAAGCCCGAGCGCGTCGGAAGCTGA
- a CDS encoding type II secretion system F family protein, with protein MSEPSAVIAAVLLGSAAASGVTGLAELIRTRQGRHADPWRDPSPRLFRALLPMARPLAERIRPARWLSTRDLSARLDRAGMGYAVLAEEWMILRGLTAVVAAIAALILQPALRGGGWDGVVSVFGTTLMGGVYPGIWLRDQGLRRQRRIARQFPALLELLGLSVRAGLSFSAALPQCTTHLERGPLREEMQRVDREIRTGVPRLQALERMADRVDLNAVHGFVAAIAQADETGAAISQTLTDQAAQRRRERFATAEKRANEAPVKMLAPLVGLLFPVTFLIIGFPIVLQFLEGGLL; from the coding sequence ATGTCTGAGCCATCCGCAGTCATCGCGGCTGTCCTTTTGGGTAGTGCCGCTGCGAGCGGCGTGACCGGACTGGCGGAGTTGATCCGGACCCGTCAAGGGCGGCATGCCGATCCATGGCGTGACCCCTCGCCACGCCTTTTCCGCGCCCTCCTGCCAATGGCACGACCGCTCGCCGAGCGGATCCGCCCCGCGCGGTGGCTGTCCACGCGCGATCTGTCCGCGAGGCTCGATCGGGCCGGCATGGGCTATGCGGTGCTGGCCGAGGAGTGGATGATCCTTCGTGGCCTGACGGCAGTCGTCGCGGCCATCGCGGCGCTCATCCTCCAGCCCGCCCTGCGCGGGGGCGGCTGGGATGGCGTCGTGTCAGTGTTCGGCACGACCCTCATGGGTGGCGTCTATCCGGGCATCTGGCTGCGCGATCAGGGCCTGCGACGCCAAAGGCGCATCGCGCGGCAATTCCCGGCGTTACTCGAACTACTGGGTCTGTCCGTGCGGGCGGGACTCAGCTTCAGTGCCGCCCTCCCGCAGTGCACCACACACCTTGAAAGGGGGCCGCTGCGCGAGGAAATGCAGCGCGTCGACCGGGAGATCCGCACCGGCGTGCCTCGACTGCAGGCACTCGAGCGCATGGCTGATCGGGTCGATCTCAACGCCGTGCATGGATTCGTGGCCGCCATCGCTCAGGCGGACGAAACCGGCGCCGCCATCAGCCAGACCCTTACTGATCAGGCCGCTCAACGCCGTCGCGAACGATTCGCCACGGCCGAGAAAAGGGCCAATGAAGCGCCGGTCAAGATGCTTGCACCCCTGGTCGGCCTGCTCTTCCCGGTGACCTTTCTGATCATCGGCTTCCCCATCGTGCTTCAGTTCCTTGAAGGGGGGTTACTGTGA